The genome window ATTTCCATTACCAACCCGGTGCTACCCGGCGACTTTCCCGACCCGTCCATCGCCAAAGTAGGCGACACGTACTGGGCCACGGCTACGTCCTCGAACTGGGGGCCAGTCTTTCCCCTGCTCAAATCCACGAATCTGACTGACTGGGAGCTGGCCGGCCACGTATTCCCGAACGAGCTACCTGCCTGGGCCGATTACTACTTCTGGGCCCCGGAAATCAGCCAGGAAGGCGACAAAACCTACATCTACTACACGGCCCACAAAAAGGGCGGCAACCTGGCCGTGGGCATTGCAGTAGCCGACAGCCCCGCCGGTCCGTACCGCGACCTGGGGCCGCTGGTGGGTCAGCCTCACGGCTCCATCGATGGGTTTCCGATGCGTGATGAAAAGGGCGAGCTGTACCTAATCTGGAAAGAAGATGGTAACAGCGTGAACGAGCCTACCCCCATCTGGGCCCAGCGCCTGAACGAGGAGCATACGGCTCTAATCGGCGAGAAAAAAGAGTTGTTCCGCAACACGGCCCCTTGGGAAGGCAACCTGGTGGAGGGCGTGAGCATGGTCAAGCGCAACGACTACTTCTACGCCTTTTATGCCGGCAACGGCTGCTGCGGGCATAATTGCACCTACGGCATTGGGGTAGCCCGCTCCAAAAGCCTGCTGGGTCCCTGGGAAAAGTATGAGAAGAACCCCATTCTGACCAAGGGCGAGAAGTGGACCTGCCCCGGCCACGGCACCGTGTTCAACCGCGGCAACCGCTGGTACATGCTGCACCACGCCTACGACACCCGCAGTTTCGAGTTTGTGGGCCGGCAGGGCGTTATCAGCGAGTTTGCCTGGACGGCCGGCGGCTGGCCCGAGTTCCGGGGGGGTAGCTCGATGCCCGCCACCAAAGCTCCCGTGGCCACGGCCCGTACTTTCCGCGACGAGTTCAACCAAACTACCCTGCTACCTTCCTGGCAGTGGCCAGTGGAGGAGCGGCCCACCGTGGCCGTGCGTAGCGGCCGGCTAGAGCTAACGGCCCGGCCCCAGCACAGCGGCGCGGTGCTCGGCCAGCACACCACTTCCGCCGACTACAGCGCCACGACTACCCTGCTGAACCCCGCCAAACTGCCTGCGGGCACCGTAGCGGGCATTGCCGCCCACGGCGACCCGGAAAACACGTTGGCCCTCACGGCCGGCGGCGGCAAGCTCCAGCTCTGGCAACTCGAGAAAGGCAAGCAGAAGAATATTGGCGAAGTAAAGCTGCCAGCCGCCACAGCCCTGACCTTGCGCCTGCAGGCGCAGAACAGCACGCAGTTCCGCTTTGATTGGAGCGCCGATGGAGGGAAAACCTGGCAGAGCCTGCCGGGTGGCAGTGGCCCCATCAGCGGTGCTTACCTGCCACCCTGGGACCGGGGCGTGCGGGTAGGGGTGCTAGCTAAAGGGCCCGCTACGGCTACCGTGGCTTTTGAAGATTTTAGCCTGGAAAACCAGCTGCTCTCTGCCCAGGCCGGGGGCAATGCGCCAGCGGGCAAATAGCCCGACGTAAACCGTGTGCCTCTCTGCCTGCCAACATCCCTCTCTGTTACCTCCCGTTATTTTTTGCGTTTTATGATGGATTTCCCCCGGAACGGTGCCCTAGCCGGTTTGCTGCTACTAGCGGCTTGCAATCAGCCCTCTGCTTCTGAACAGGCCGCCGGTAGTGCCCGTACCACTGCCATCCCCGATTCAACCCAAGCTGCCACCACCACCGCTATGCCCACCTCCACCTCATTCGGTACCACCCAGGACGGCACCGAAGTACAGCTCTACACGCTCACGAACGCCCACGGCCTGAAATCCACCATCACGAACTACGGCGGCACGCTCACCAGCCTGCTCACGCCCGACAAAAATGGCCAGCTCGGCGACGTAGTGCTGGGCTTTGACAACCTGGAAGGCTACACCAGTGAGTCCTACCTCAAAGAAGGTCCTTACTTCGGAGCCCTGATTGGGCGCTACGGCAACCGCATTGCCAAGGGCAAGTTCACCCTCGATGGCAAAGAGTACACCCTGGCTAAGAACAACGGCGCAAACACCCTGCACGGGGGTAAAAAGGGTTTTGATAAGGTAATATGGCAGGCTCAACCCGGCACCTCCGCCGACGGACAGACGCTGACGCTCACCTACCTGAGCAAAGACGGTGAGGAAGGCTACCCCGGCAACCTCACCGTGAAGGTGGTGTACACGCTCACCAACGACGACGCGCTGCGCCTCGACTATACTGCCACCTCTGACAAGGCTACCCCACTAAACCTCACCAACCATAGCTATTTCAACCTCAACCACGGCCAAGCCAAAAACGCCCTCGACCACGTGCTGACCTTGAATGCCGACCGCTTCACGGTGGTTGATGCTACCCTGATTCCGACCGGGGAACTGCGGCCGGTGCAGGGCACGCCCATGGATTTCCGCCAGCCCCACGCCATTGGGGAGCGAATTGCCCAGGTGCCCGGCAAGGCGCCCGGCGGCTACGACCACAACTGGGTGCTGGCCGATAAGCTGCGTACCAAGCCAGAAGTAGCGGCCACCGTGTACGAACCCGTTTCGGGCCGCACCATGGAGGTGCTCACCGACCAGCCCGGCGTGCAGTTTTACTCCGGTAACTTCCTTAAAGGCAACCTGAAGGGTAAAGGCAACACCGCCTACGTGAAGAACTACGGCTTCTGCCTGGAAACCCAGCACTTCCCTGACTCACCCAACCAGCCCAAGTTCCCCAGCACCATCCTCCAGCCCGGCCAGACCTTCCACTCCACTACGGAATACCGGTTTGGAGTGCGCAAATAGGCGCCTAGCTTCTCTTCGACAGTGGCTATACTGCACCCGAGCGAAATACAAGGACTTCAAGTGGGCAAGCACTAATTGCGGCCTGGTGGGTTGAACGCTGGTCGTGAAGCTGCGCCTCGGTACAGAAATCCTTGCCCCGTAATACGCCTTCTACTGCCCGTGAGCTTTAGTTCACGAGCGGTAGAAGGCGTTCTTATCGTCTATACGCCAAGTAAAGGACTGTCAAACAGAAGGTTGCTGGCAAATAAAATTGTGACGCCCCCAACTGGGCAGTATGGCAAGGCGTATAGTAGCGCATGGGCGCTGCGTTGGCGCCGTTTGTTAACCTGCCTTTCCCATGAAAACGAAATTCCTGCTAGCCGCTGCTTTCCTACTAGGTTCTGTTACGGTTGCTACTGCCCAAATCAGCCCCGATGCCCCTCAACGTAGTGGCAGCGTTAACCAAACTACCCTGCCGCCAACTAATCCGGCCAGTGCCAATAACCCCGGCACCATTTCCCAGAGCACACCCACGCGGGCAAACCCGCCCCAACAGCGAGTAATAGGGACTATCGATGAGCGGCCACTACCCGCCCAGACCACCACTACCATCAAGCAGAACATGCGCCAGACAACCCCGGCCTCGCGCGCTACTCCCGAAAATAAACGCCGAGCCACGCCCCAATCTACGCAGCCCCGCCGTTCCGCTACCCCTGCTAACACAACCCGGCCCTAGGCCTACTGTTATCAAAAAAAAGCCCGCTCAGCAATGCTAAGCGGGCTTCCTTTTTTGATAGAAATGAAATCTAGGATTGGTCTTCGAGCTGTCCTCCGGCTTTCAGGAGTTGATCGGAGAGGGCAGTAAGGCCACTTCGGATTTCGGCAGAAGCCGTGCGAGCCACCTCGGCGGTTTGGGAGCCCAGCATGCTGAGCGAGCGGCCAATGGCCGCGCCATCCAGCCCGGCAGTTTTTTCGCTGCTCAACAAGGATTGCAGGTTACCAATTTCGCGGGCAATGTTCTGCAGGGTGGGGTCGCCGCTTTGCAGAAAGTGTTGCTGCCAGGTTTCGGTGGTGTCCATGGCAGTGCTCAGGGGCAGACCGGTAATGCCGTTGCTCAGAGATTGGGTGGTGGTGTTTAGGAGGTCAGTAAGGGCCATAAAGCGGAAAGAATAAGATGCTGATTATGCGGTTTGAGCGGCCACAATACGGCCCAGGTCGCGCAGAATGCCACAGGCACGGCCGGCGCTGGCCTCTTTGTCTTTGATTTCAAGCATGATGTCCACGTCTAGGTCGCCGAGCTCGGTTATGAAGCCTTGGAACAGGTCTTCCTCCAGGGAGGTAGTGTGCTTGCCCCGCCGTTCGCCCAGGGCCTGGGAGCTGTAGTCCATCATCATCACGCCGTCGCGGGTAGGGAGCCAGGTGGCAGCGGCCAGGCGTAGGGCTTCCGCCATGGGCTCGCCGTGGTTCAGGCACTCGTGGTGGAAGTTGTCAAAGAGAATGGGAATTCCTACCTCCCGATGAACCCGCAAACAATCTTGGAGACTGAAGAGCCGGTCGTCGTTTTCGATGACAAGGCGGGCTCGCACGGCTTCGGGCAGAACACGATACGTAGCAATGAAGCGGGAAATTGCCAGCTCCCGGTCGCCGTACAAGCCGCCCACATGGATTTGTAGCTTATGCGTGCTGTCTAGCCCCATCAAGTCCAGCATGGAGCCCTGATACACCAGTTCCTGCACGCTGCGCTCTACAATGCCCGCGTCGGGCGAGTTTAGCACCACAAACTGGTCGGGGTGGAAGGAAACCCGCATGCCGTTGGCCTTGATGTAGTCGCCTACACTGCGGAATTCCGCCGCAAAGCGCGTCTGCCAGGGAAAGGTGTTAACGGGGTGGGAACCGAACGGGACAATGCCCGAGCCAATCCGGAAAAACAGCAGGTGTTGAGCCACATTCCACACCAGAATGCGCTGTAAACACGCCAAATTGTTGCCTGCGGCCAGTTCTACCCGCTCATCGGAGTAAGAAGCCAGCCGGAAAGTGCTGGTCGAAGTACAGTCTAACGACTCGTTAACGCAAGGATAGCCTATTCTCATAGACTAGCTTACGTGAGAAGTTGGAAAATGGTGATTGAGTTATGAATGACAGGCGTTTGGTGTGTTCATCAAGCATTGTTTGTTACACACTTAATTGCTCGTCCTGTTGCCACTCACTGAATTGCTACCTCACTGAGTCACTGGGCTTCCGCTTATTCATAACCGCGGTTGTCCTTGAAGTTAGCGTTGTAGCGGCGGCGGGCTTGGCGAGCTTGCTCCGCCGCTTTGGCAGCGGCTTCCTCAGCCTGAATTTCCTCCATCTTCCGGCGCTCCTTGCCGGCCCGCGAAAACTGCTCATAAATAAGGCTGACGGGGCTAGCCAGGGTAGGCGTGGGGGCTTTGGGCGCCGTCGAGTCGACGGCAAACAGGGGTTTAGGTGCCGGGGGGCGCTTTACGTAGCTTTTTGGGGCGGTGCTGGGTCGCTTGATATTGCGCAGGGCCTTGTTGATGGTGGCCCGGTCGGGGCGGCCTTCCGTCACGCGCACTTCGCCCAGCATCACGGTGTCCTGCTGGAGCTTGATGTGCACAATCAGCTGCGACAGGCCCGAGCCGCCCAAGGGTAGGCGCTGAGCCTTGAAGCCCACGGCCCGAAAAACCAGCGTATCGGTGCTGGCCGCCGTGATGTTGAAGTCGCCCTCCTGGTTGGCCACTACCCCCAGCCGGGTGCGCTGTACTACCACCGAAGCGCCCGGAATAACTTTGCGGGTGCTGGCGTCGGAAATGCTGCCCGTTACGCGTACCTGGGCTGTGGCGGCCCCCGCAGCCAAGAGAACACCGATGAGCAACAGCCAGAAAACCGGCAAAAAACCGAAGCGACGAATCATTACAGGGTAAACTAACGCAGCAGCGGCGTGGAAAGCCAGCAGAACCTACCGGCAACGGGTTATTATCGACGGAACAACACCAAACAGAGACAAAAAAAGTCCGCACCGTTGCAGGTGCGGACTTTCCAATAACTAGGTAGTAAGCAGTTCGACTACTCCACCTTGATCTTTTCGCCGTCTACGGGCTTGGCTTTCATGGTCGCGTCATCGGCGTCAATCTTGGCCTTGTTGCCTTGGCTGTCCTTGATTTTGATGTCGCCATCACGCTTTACCTTCACTTTGCCATCCGTGCCAACCGAGCCGCTACCCGACTCCATGCTCGTAGAGTTGGAGGTGCTCATGTCCGAAGAGCTCATGTCGGAGGTAGCCATGTTGGTGTCGTCTTCCATGTAGCGGTCATCCATGTACTCCACACGGCTCGACTCGTAGGCCGAATATTGGGTTGGGTCGGTCAGGACGGTTTTCATCTCCATGTCGGAGTTGTTATACACGTCGCGCATGGCCGCCGACATACCCGCGGTATCGGTAGCGTACTTGCTTTGCAACTCAGCAATGCGCTGGCCGCGAGTCAGGTACACCGTCCGGATTTTGGTGCGGGTGGCGTCATCGAACTTCATTTTAGCGGCCATGTCAGCGGCAATCCGGTCGGCGCGGCGCTGAATTGCTTCCTCCGAGTAGGCCGTAGCCATGGATGGAGTCGTGGTGCTAGAAGTTGTGGTGGTCGTGTCAGTGGCCGTGGTGTCAGCCGTTTTATTTTCCGAGCACGAAGCGAACGAGAAGGCCGCGGCGGCCGAAAGCAGAAGCAGGGACTTTTTCATTAGAGAGAGGAGTTCAGTGAGAGAAAAATGGATGGGAGAGAGGGGAGTTGGAGAATTCTAATGGCACCTATACGGCGCTGCTACTGTAGCGGTTACCAGTCGGCAAACAAAAAGCCACCGCGAGTTTTCACGGTGGCTTTCAGGTAGGTAGCAAGTGCCCGTTGCTAGGCCCGGCGCAGCTCAAAAACGGTGATTTCCGGTAGGAAGCCCACCCGGCCGTGGTAGCCGATAAAGCCCAGGCCAGCATTTACGTAGAGGTACTGGCGGCCCCGCTGGTAGAGGCCCGCCCACTGCTTGTAGGCGTATTGCACGGGGCTCCACTTCAGGAAGGGCAGGTTTACGCCGAACTGCATGCCGTGGGTGTGGCCTGAGAGCGTCAGGTCGATGTCCTCGTAGGCGTGTACTTGCTCATCCCAGTGTGAGGGGTCGTGGGAAAGTAGGATTTTAAACGGCACGGTAGGGTCGGCGGCGGCGTGGGCCTTATTGAGCTGCCCGTACTGGGCGAAGCCGCGGGCCCCCCAGTTCTGTACCCCCAGAATGGCAATTTTCTCGCCGTTGCGCTCCACGGTGCGGGCCTCATCCAGGAGCAGTTCCCAGCCAATTTTAGCGTGGTTGGCCTTGATGCGGGCCAGGTTGGCCGCTTTAGCTTGCGCCCCGCCTTGCTCTTCCCAATTCACGTAGTCGGCGTAGTCGTGGTTGCCTAGCACCGAGTAGATGGGCAGGCTGGACCGGATGCCGGCCAGCGTGTCGATGTGCTCCTCTACCTCGTGCGCGAAGTTGTTCACTAGGTCGCCGGTCATAAACACCAAGTCAGCCTGCTGCTGGTTGATCAGGGCCACGGCCCGTTGCAGGGGTTCCTTGCTTTGGAAAGAGCCGGTGTGCAGGTCAGAAATCTGGAGCACTTTGAAGCCGTCAAACGAGGCAGGCAGGTTGGGGAAGCGCAAGGTCACGCGCTTCACGGTGTAGTCGGTGCCGCCCTTCACCATACCCCAAATCAGGGCCACAAAGGGTACGGCGCCTGCCACCAGCGCCAACTTGCTCAGAAACTCACTGCGCGAAATAGCCGTGCCCTCCGTGCTGCCGGCCGGCCGGGAAATGGCCCGCGCGGCCCACCGGCCCACACGCACCACGTCTTCTAGCAGCAGCGGAATGATAATGACGATTTTGGCCGCTACCATGGCCAGCAGCAGGCCACCAAAGTAGGACTTAAAGGAAGCGTGCTCCCGGCGGTTGCTCATGGCCCAGATGCCCAAGCCCCAGATCAGGGCGGTCAGGACCCAGTACACGGCGTGGGTAGTGCGGCGGGCCGCAGGGGAAGCGTGCTGCACCATGGTGCGCACGGCCTGAAAGCCGTACCACTCCCCGGCAATTACCAGGGCAAAGAAGATAAAGGGAAGAACGGATCTTGACATAGTAGAAGGGCTACCCCGCGCGGGACAGGTTGGTTCGGACGCCGCGGCTGCACTAACAGACGCGGATGCGGGGTTTTTGCTTTAAATTCCGGGCGTTACAACAACGGTGCCCTATGCAAGAGTTTGACAATCTGACTGAAAATCTATCCAATCTGCCTACCCCCGTCCGCTACGAAACTCCAACGGCCTTCGGCATCAAGAGTTGGGCCGAAGAAGACCGACCCCGCGAAAAACTGCTGCAAAAGGGCCGGGCTGCCCTCTCTGACGCCGAGCTGCTGGCCATTCTACTTGGTTCCGGCACCACCAAGCTTTCCGCCGTGGATGTAGCCAAGCTAGTGCTCAATGCCGCCAGCAACGACCTGAACGCCCTGGCCCGCTTCTCGGTAAAGGAGCTAATGCGCCAAAAAGGCATCGGCGAGGCCAAAGCCATTACCATTGTGGCGGCTCTGGAGCTGGGGCGGCGCCGCAAAGAGGCCGACGTGCCCGCCCGGCCTACCATCACCAACTCCCACGATATTTACCGCGTAGTGCGGCCCTACCTCCAGGATTTGCCCCACGAAGAGTTCTGGGTGGTACTCCTGAACCGGGCCAACGTGGTCATGCGCACCGTGGCCGTCAGTCGGGGCGGCGTGGCCGGCACCGTGGCTGATCCGAAGCTGATTTTCAAGGAAGCACTGGAGCAGCTGGCCTCATCCATCATTCTAGTGCACAACCACCCCAGCGGCAACCGCAGCCCCTCCGCCGCCGATGTTGCCCTGACCCGCAAGCTCAAGGAGGCCGGCCACTTTCTGGATTTACCCATCCTCGACCACCTCATTTACACCGATGCGGGCTACTACAGCTTCGCCGACGAAGGCACGCTGTAGTAGCCCACGGACTCTGGCCGCTGGCGCGGCCGGCGTATCTTTGCCGTATGCGTATCAATCCCAAGTTATTTATCGGCCTCGGGCTGCTGCTGGTGTTAGGTTATTCCTTGCAAGACCTTGTGCTGGGCGACAACCAGTACGTGGCCGGCGTGGCCAAGGCTCGTAAAGAGAAAAACGATTCCTTCCGCCGGGCCACCGATTCGCCGCTTTCCGCCGAGCAGCGCAACGAGTTCGACAGCCTGCGCTACTTCGCGCCTGACAAAACTTACCGGGTAAACGCTCAGGTAGAGCGGTTTGCCAAACCCGAAACCGTTCAGATTCCGCTGACCGATGGCAAGGCCGATACCTACCTGCGCTGGGGCCGGGCTTCCTTTGAGCTAGCCGATGCGCCCCAGCAATTGGTGCTCCTGCTCCGGCCCGATGAGAAAGACGGCAAGCTCTTCGTGGCTTTCGCCGACAAAACCAACGGCTTCACTACCTACGGCGGCGGGCGCTACCTCGATGTGGACTTGCCGGCCGAGGGCGACGACGAGCTTACCCTCGATTTCAACCAGGCCTACAACCCATTCTGCGCCTACGGCACCGCCTATGCCTGCCCCGTACCGCCCCAGGAAAACCGGCTGGCGGTAGAAGTTCGGGCCGGGGAAATGGCCTTTCCAGAAACCGACCATACCGGCCACAACCACTAAAGCGGGCCGCTTTCCGCCGCCCGCCCGAATCCGTACCTTTGCCGCGAATCAGTTGGCGGTGGTTGGTTGCTGGTTGCCGGTGTAATGCGGCCACCTGAAACAGAACCGCCGCAACTGGTAACCGACAACCGACAACTGGCAACAGATGAAAATATCCCTCGACTGGCTCCGCACACTCATTCCTACCGACAAACCCGCCGAGGAACTTGGCCAGCTGCTGACGGGCTCGGGCCTGGAGGTAGAAGGCATTGAGGAGCTGGAAAGCATTCCGGGCGGCCTGCGCGGCGTGGTGCTAGGCACGGTGCTCACCTGCGAAAAGCACCCCGACGCCGACAAGCTCAGCCTAACCACCGTGGATGTGGGCGACGCTACCCCCCGTCAGATTGTGTGCGGCGCCGCCAACGTGCGCGCCGGCCTGAAGGTAGTCGTGGCCCTGGAAGGCGCCATGCTCTATCCCACCCAAGGCGAGCCGTTCAAGATTAAGAAGTCCAAAATTCGCGGGGCAGCTTCCGAGGGCATGATTTGCGCCGAGGACGAAATTGGCCTGGGCACCTCGCACGCCGGCATCATGGAGCTGGACACCGACTTGCCCAATGGCACGCCTGCCGCCGATTACTTCGGCCTGGGCTCCGACTCCGTGTTCGAAATTGGCCTGACTCCGAACCGGGCCGATGCCGCCTCGCACTACGGGGTAGCCCGCGAGTTGCGCGCCCTGCTGCGCCAGCCCTGCCACCTACCCGACGTCAGCCACTTCCACGCCCCCGCCGAAGCAGCGCAAAATATCCAGGTAACCTTGGAGGACGCTACCGCTGCCCCGCGCTACGCTGGTTTGTTGCTGGAAAACGTGCAGGTAGGCCCCTCGCCGGAGTGGCTGCAGCGCCGCCTGCGCAGCATTGGCCTCTCGCCCATCAACAACGTGGTAGACGTCACCAACTTCGTGCTGCATGAGTTGGGCCAGCCCCTGCATGCCTTCGATGCCGACCAAATTACCGGCGGCCACATCCGGGTGAAGCGGGCCGAGGCTGGTGAGAAGTTCACCACATTGGATGGGGTAGAGCGCACCCTACGCGCCGAGGACCTGGTTATTGCCGATGCCAACGGCACGCCCATGGCCCTAGCGGGTGTGTTCGGGGGCAAAACCTCCGGCGTGTCGGAAGCTACTACCCGCGTGTTCCTGGAAAGCGCCTACTTCGCGCCGGCCGTGGTACGTAAAACCGGCCAGACTCACCAGCTCAAAACCGACGCCTCCTTCCGCTTCGAGCGGGGTACTGATCCGCACATGGTGCCGGTGGCTCTCAAGCGCGCTGCCCTGCTGCTTCAGGAGTTGGCCGGCGCTACGGTGGCCGCCCCGGTGGTAGATGAGTACCCCACGCACATCAGCCACACGTTGGTGCGCTTGCGTTTGCCG of Hymenobacter sublimis contains these proteins:
- a CDS encoding metallophosphoesterase — encoded protein: MSRSVLPFIFFALVIAGEWYGFQAVRTMVQHASPAARRTTHAVYWVLTALIWGLGIWAMSNRREHASFKSYFGGLLLAMVAAKIVIIIPLLLEDVVRVGRWAARAISRPAGSTEGTAISRSEFLSKLALVAGAVPFVALIWGMVKGGTDYTVKRVTLRFPNLPASFDGFKVLQISDLHTGSFQSKEPLQRAVALINQQQADLVFMTGDLVNNFAHEVEEHIDTLAGIRSSLPIYSVLGNHDYADYVNWEEQGGAQAKAANLARIKANHAKIGWELLLDEARTVERNGEKIAILGVQNWGARGFAQYGQLNKAHAAADPTVPFKILLSHDPSHWDEQVHAYEDIDLTLSGHTHGMQFGVNLPFLKWSPVQYAYKQWAGLYQRGRQYLYVNAGLGFIGYHGRVGFLPEITVFELRRA
- the pheT gene encoding phenylalanine--tRNA ligase subunit beta, whose protein sequence is MKISLDWLRTLIPTDKPAEELGQLLTGSGLEVEGIEELESIPGGLRGVVLGTVLTCEKHPDADKLSLTTVDVGDATPRQIVCGAANVRAGLKVVVALEGAMLYPTQGEPFKIKKSKIRGAASEGMICAEDEIGLGTSHAGIMELDTDLPNGTPAADYFGLGSDSVFEIGLTPNRADAASHYGVARELRALLRQPCHLPDVSHFHAPAEAAQNIQVTLEDATAAPRYAGLLLENVQVGPSPEWLQRRLRSIGLSPINNVVDVTNFVLHELGQPLHAFDADQITGGHIRVKRAEAGEKFTTLDGVERTLRAEDLVIADANGTPMALAGVFGGKTSGVSEATTRVFLESAYFAPAVVRKTGQTHQLKTDASFRFERGTDPHMVPVALKRAALLLQELAGATVAAPVVDEYPTHISHTLVRLRLPRVEKLVGQFIAPERIRQILTDLDILIAEELTNEAGHAEWILSVPPHKVDVTREADVIEEILRIYGYNHVALRPHNSASYLAKFPNPDPEIIRQNTARLLSGQGFSEIITNSITNSLYFEKEGEADAALVRLLNYNSAELNVLRPTLLHSGLEVVRHNVNRRQRDLKLYEFGKTYRQQADGQYEEKNKLVIYLTGNTAAETWQQKSEKATYHQLASAVQQVLAFLGFPQPTSQPVQHPYLAGGLTLLAQNQPVAQLGAVSGAVLKKLDVSQPVWYAELDWDWLMRKYKNNLVARELPKFPEVRRDLSLVVDKTITFDQLQQIARRTEKKLLQQVNVFDVYEGENLGSDKKSYSVSFLLQDPTQTLTDQAIDGVMQRLIQQFEQHAGALIRK
- a CDS encoding family 43 glycosylhydrolase, whose translation is MVLKTKTHLVAGLALSLLGACQSATTTSVSTPTATTAETVAEAETPAISITNPVLPGDFPDPSIAKVGDTYWATATSSNWGPVFPLLKSTNLTDWELAGHVFPNELPAWADYYFWAPEISQEGDKTYIYYTAHKKGGNLAVGIAVADSPAGPYRDLGPLVGQPHGSIDGFPMRDEKGELYLIWKEDGNSVNEPTPIWAQRLNEEHTALIGEKKELFRNTAPWEGNLVEGVSMVKRNDYFYAFYAGNGCCGHNCTYGIGVARSKSLLGPWEKYEKNPILTKGEKWTCPGHGTVFNRGNRWYMLHHAYDTRSFEFVGRQGVISEFAWTAGGWPEFRGGSSMPATKAPVATARTFRDEFNQTTLLPSWQWPVEERPTVAVRSGRLELTARPQHSGAVLGQHTTSADYSATTTLLNPAKLPAGTVAGIAAHGDPENTLALTAGGGKLQLWQLEKGKQKNIGEVKLPAATALTLRLQAQNSTQFRFDWSADGGKTWQSLPGGSGPISGAYLPPWDRGVRVGVLAKGPATATVAFEDFSLENQLLSAQAGGNAPAGK
- a CDS encoding carboxypeptidase-like regulatory domain-containing protein, with the protein product MIRRFGFLPVFWLLLIGVLLAAGAATAQVRVTGSISDASTRKVIPGASVVVQRTRLGVVANQEGDFNITAASTDTLVFRAVGFKAQRLPLGGSGLSQLIVHIKLQQDTVMLGEVRVTEGRPDRATINKALRNIKRPSTAPKSYVKRPPAPKPLFAVDSTAPKAPTPTLASPVSLIYEQFSRAGKERRKMEEIQAEEAAAKAAEQARQARRRYNANFKDNRGYE
- the uvsE gene encoding UV DNA damage repair endonuclease UvsE encodes the protein MRIGYPCVNESLDCTSTSTFRLASYSDERVELAAGNNLACLQRILVWNVAQHLLFFRIGSGIVPFGSHPVNTFPWQTRFAAEFRSVGDYIKANGMRVSFHPDQFVVLNSPDAGIVERSVQELVYQGSMLDLMGLDSTHKLQIHVGGLYGDRELAISRFIATYRVLPEAVRARLVIENDDRLFSLQDCLRVHREVGIPILFDNFHHECLNHGEPMAEALRLAAATWLPTRDGVMMMDYSSQALGERRGKHTTSLEEDLFQGFITELGDLDVDIMLEIKDKEASAGRACGILRDLGRIVAAQTA
- a CDS encoding aldose epimerase family protein; its protein translation is MMDFPRNGALAGLLLLAACNQPSASEQAAGSARTTAIPDSTQAATTTAMPTSTSFGTTQDGTEVQLYTLTNAHGLKSTITNYGGTLTSLLTPDKNGQLGDVVLGFDNLEGYTSESYLKEGPYFGALIGRYGNRIAKGKFTLDGKEYTLAKNNGANTLHGGKKGFDKVIWQAQPGTSADGQTLTLTYLSKDGEEGYPGNLTVKVVYTLTNDDALRLDYTATSDKATPLNLTNHSYFNLNHGQAKNALDHVLTLNADRFTVVDATLIPTGELRPVQGTPMDFRQPHAIGERIAQVPGKAPGGYDHNWVLADKLRTKPEVAATVYEPVSGRTMEVLTDQPGVQFYSGNFLKGNLKGKGNTAYVKNYGFCLETQHFPDSPNQPKFPSTILQPGQTFHSTTEYRFGVRK
- a CDS encoding DUF1684 domain-containing protein yields the protein MRINPKLFIGLGLLLVLGYSLQDLVLGDNQYVAGVAKARKEKNDSFRRATDSPLSAEQRNEFDSLRYFAPDKTYRVNAQVERFAKPETVQIPLTDGKADTYLRWGRASFELADAPQQLVLLLRPDEKDGKLFVAFADKTNGFTTYGGGRYLDVDLPAEGDDELTLDFNQAYNPFCAYGTAYACPVPPQENRLAVEVRAGEMAFPETDHTGHNH
- the radC gene encoding RadC family protein, producing the protein MQEFDNLTENLSNLPTPVRYETPTAFGIKSWAEEDRPREKLLQKGRAALSDAELLAILLGSGTTKLSAVDVAKLVLNAASNDLNALARFSVKELMRQKGIGEAKAITIVAALELGRRRKEADVPARPTITNSHDIYRVVRPYLQDLPHEEFWVVLLNRANVVMRTVAVSRGGVAGTVADPKLIFKEALEQLASSIILVHNHPSGNRSPSAADVALTRKLKEAGHFLDLPILDHLIYTDAGYYSFADEGTL